One Equus caballus isolate H_3958 breed thoroughbred chromosome 17, TB-T2T, whole genome shotgun sequence DNA window includes the following coding sequences:
- the SAP18 gene encoding histone deacetylase complex subunit SAP18: MLAAGVGGQSERLAGRRRKMAVESRVTQEEIKKEPEKPIDREKTCPLLLRVFTTNNGRHHRMDEFSRGNVPSSELQIYTWMDATLKELTSLVKEVYPEARKKGTHFNFAIVFTDLKRPGYRVKEIGSTMSGRKGTDDSMTLQSQKFQIGDYLDIAITPPNRAPPPSGRMRPY, from the exons ATGTTAGCTGCGGGGGTCGGAGGTCAGAGCGAGCGTCTCGCGGGCCGTAGGAGGAAGATGGCGGTGGAGTCGCGCGTTACTCAGGAGGAAATTAAGAAGGAGCCGGAAAAGCCGATCGATCGGGAGAAG ACATGCCCGCTGCTGCTGcgtgtgttcaccaccaataacGGCCGCCACCACCGAATGGACGAGTTCTCCCGCGGAAACGTGCCGTCCAGCGAGCTGCAGATCTACACTTG gatGGATGCAACCTTGAAAGAACTGACTAGTTTAGTAAAAGAAGTCTACCCAGAAGCTAGAAAGAAGGGCACACACTTCAATTTTGCAATTGTTTTTACGGATCTTAAAAGACCTGGCTATCG AGTAAAGGAGATTGGCAGCACCATGTCTGGGAGAAAGGGGACTGACGATTCCATGACCCTGCAGTCGCAGAAGTTCCAAATAGGAGATTATTTGGACATAGCAATTACCCCTCCAAATCGGGCACCACCTCCTTCAGGGCGCATGAGaccatattaa